One Burkholderia thailandensis E264 genomic window carries:
- a CDS encoding class I SAM-dependent methyltransferase, with amino-acid sequence MRRPCKPERALRRAGAPATEVVPLILMQASDPASGYLSDVTFPDRFHRELSPSWLNYVSVLGGARPKALDRPFRYLDLGCGFAHSTVINAAAFAHAEFHACDFNPAHIEAAERRATRLGAGNVVFHEASFDALLDRDLPPFDFIVMHGVYSWVGSDVRHAIRQLLSRRLADGGLVYLSYNCQPGWSAEAPLRKLMVELAQAAQGGTEARTGSAVAAMRQLGTPSLRYFRDNPAAAGALAALADAPLDYVAHEFMNATWKVHYSVDVGDEMAEAGLAYVGSATLADNHPMLLIDRQAADAIAALPNARLRRLAEDFAVNRRFRRDVFLRGAGERVAPAEAIRHLDEIAIGCTTDVERIDTRMTIPRGAISFQPDFIADLRALMGRGAMRIGEIVARLGGERRNPREIRQNLLFLVASGALTPFAQPGGYTETGSRRAASPAAAAALAAGAREAAPTFAPCEPLGGGIAVSADEAAKALRWIAGDAAPRPDRLARVGVLRGA; translated from the coding sequence GCGCCGAGCCGGAGCGCCGGCAACCGAAGTCGTGCCCCTCATTCTCATGCAAGCATCCGATCCCGCCTCCGGCTACCTGAGCGACGTGACGTTCCCGGACCGCTTCCACCGCGAGCTGTCCCCCTCATGGCTCAATTATGTGAGCGTGCTCGGCGGCGCCCGCCCGAAGGCGCTTGACCGGCCGTTCCGCTACCTCGATCTCGGCTGCGGCTTCGCGCATTCGACCGTGATCAACGCCGCGGCGTTCGCGCACGCCGAATTCCACGCGTGCGACTTCAATCCGGCCCACATCGAAGCCGCCGAGCGACGCGCGACGCGGCTCGGCGCCGGCAACGTCGTGTTCCACGAAGCGAGCTTCGACGCGCTGCTCGACCGGGATTTGCCGCCGTTCGACTTCATCGTGATGCACGGCGTCTACAGCTGGGTCGGCTCGGACGTTCGGCACGCGATCCGGCAGTTGCTCTCGCGCCGGCTCGCCGACGGCGGGCTCGTCTATCTGAGCTACAACTGCCAGCCGGGCTGGTCGGCCGAGGCGCCGCTGCGCAAGCTGATGGTCGAGCTCGCGCAGGCCGCGCAGGGCGGCACCGAGGCCCGCACGGGCAGCGCGGTCGCCGCCATGCGGCAGCTCGGCACCCCGAGCCTGCGCTACTTCCGGGACAATCCGGCCGCCGCCGGCGCGCTGGCGGCGCTCGCCGACGCGCCGCTCGACTACGTCGCGCACGAGTTCATGAACGCGACGTGGAAGGTCCATTATTCGGTGGACGTCGGCGACGAAATGGCCGAAGCGGGCCTCGCTTACGTGGGCAGCGCGACGCTCGCCGACAATCATCCGATGCTGCTGATCGACCGTCAGGCAGCCGACGCGATCGCGGCGCTGCCGAACGCGCGGCTGCGGCGTCTCGCGGAGGACTTCGCCGTCAATCGCCGCTTTCGCCGCGACGTGTTCTTGCGCGGCGCGGGCGAGCGCGTGGCGCCCGCCGAGGCGATCCGCCATCTCGACGAGATCGCGATCGGCTGCACGACCGATGTCGAACGGATCGACACGCGCATGACGATTCCGCGCGGCGCGATCAGTTTTCAGCCCGACTTCATCGCCGATTTGCGCGCGCTGATGGGCCGCGGCGCGATGCGCATCGGCGAGATCGTCGCCCGCCTCGGCGGAGAACGCCGCAACCCGCGCGAGATCCGGCAGAACCTGCTGTTCCTCGTCGCGAGCGGCGCCTTGACGCCGTTTGCGCAGCCGGGCGGCTATACGGAAACGGGCTCGCGGCGCGCGGCGAGCCCGGCCGCCGCGGCGGCGCTCGCGGCCGGCGCGCGCGAGGCGGCGCCCACGTTCGCGCCGTGCGAGCCGCTCGGCGGCGGCATCGCGGTGAGCGCCGACGAGGCGGCGAAGGCGCTGCGCTGGATCGCCGGCGACGCGGCGCCGCGCCCGGACCGGCTCGCGCGCGTCGGCGTGCTGCGCGGCGCGTGA
- a CDS encoding FkbM family methyltransferase has product MSFAQLYGRYLDRKIVVFDVGCRWGFSNVWEPLAPHVSLYGFDPDEAECANLAERYRGRDVTFVPKALAASIGRRTLYLTREPACSSLYAPAPEPTSSIPELRCAARVGAQEIDVTTLDAWLAESGVRAPDFIKLDVQGAELDVLRGAAACLRDVRALELEVEFNPIYQDQPLFADVDTFLRQQGFVLWRLSNLVHYTDDPTASVFPAADVHYYDSRPVPVPTMAGQLFWGHAFYVRPETAAGGRALDWRQCVTDAALMHASGFHDLADRLLRSAARNCPAALADAFPSPQALR; this is encoded by the coding sequence ATGAGTTTCGCGCAATTGTATGGACGATATCTCGATCGAAAGATCGTCGTCTTCGACGTCGGCTGCCGTTGGGGATTCTCGAACGTCTGGGAGCCGCTTGCCCCTCACGTCAGCCTGTACGGCTTCGATCCCGACGAAGCCGAATGCGCGAATCTCGCCGAGCGCTACCGGGGGCGGGACGTCACGTTCGTGCCGAAGGCGCTCGCCGCATCGATCGGCCGCCGGACGCTCTACCTGACGCGCGAGCCGGCGTGCAGCTCGCTCTACGCGCCGGCCCCGGAGCCCACGTCGTCGATTCCCGAGCTGCGCTGCGCGGCCCGGGTCGGCGCGCAGGAAATCGACGTCACGACGCTCGATGCATGGCTCGCGGAATCCGGCGTGCGCGCGCCGGATTTCATCAAGCTCGACGTACAGGGCGCCGAGCTCGACGTGCTGCGGGGCGCCGCGGCCTGCCTGCGCGACGTGCGCGCGCTCGAACTCGAGGTCGAGTTCAACCCGATCTATCAGGACCAGCCGCTGTTCGCCGACGTCGACACCTTCCTGAGGCAGCAGGGCTTCGTGCTGTGGCGCCTGTCGAACCTCGTCCACTACACCGACGATCCCACCGCCTCGGTCTTTCCGGCCGCCGACGTGCACTATTACGATTCCCGCCCCGTCCCCGTGCCGACGATGGCGGGCCAGCTCTTCTGGGGACATGCGTTCTACGTGCGGCCGGAGACCGCCGCCGGCGGACGCGCGCTGGACTGGCGTCAATGCGTGACGGACGCGGCGCTGATGCACGCGTCGGGATTTCACGATCTGGCCGACCGGCTGTTGCGAAGCGCCGCGCGAAACTGCCCGGCGGCGCTCGCCGACGCATTCCCGTCCCCGCAGGCGCTGCGCTGA
- a CDS encoding LytR/AlgR family response regulator transcription factor encodes MPTALIADDEPNLSAELAERLAELWPELEIVAMPRNGVDTLAALNAARPDIAFLDIRMPGIDGLKLASLVPDVHVVFVTAYDEYAVEAFDRSAIDYLLKPVTDERLLRCIAKLQRGGFAPPGAQALSDARMPKEPTLIRWLTVGLKDTTRLVSVDDVLYFQALDKYTEVVTAGERHVIRTPLKELLQRLDQDRFAQVHRGVIVAYAAIDRIERDLLGRLCIHLHGHRDVLPVSRAYAGLFKHM; translated from the coding sequence ATGCCGACCGCGCTCATTGCCGACGACGAACCGAACCTTTCCGCCGAGCTCGCCGAGCGTCTTGCCGAGCTGTGGCCCGAACTCGAGATCGTCGCGATGCCGCGCAACGGCGTCGACACGCTGGCGGCGCTCAACGCCGCGCGCCCCGACATCGCGTTTCTCGACATCCGGATGCCCGGCATCGACGGCCTCAAGCTCGCGAGCCTCGTGCCCGACGTGCACGTGGTGTTCGTGACGGCGTATGACGAGTACGCCGTCGAGGCGTTCGACCGCTCGGCGATCGACTACCTGCTCAAGCCCGTGACCGACGAGCGTCTTCTGCGCTGCATCGCGAAGCTGCAGCGCGGCGGCTTCGCGCCGCCGGGCGCGCAGGCGCTGTCGGACGCGCGGATGCCGAAGGAGCCGACGCTGATCCGCTGGCTGACGGTGGGGCTGAAAGACACGACGCGGCTCGTGTCCGTCGACGACGTGCTGTATTTCCAGGCGCTCGACAAATACACGGAGGTCGTGACGGCGGGCGAGCGGCACGTGATCCGCACGCCGCTCAAGGAGTTGCTGCAACGGCTCGACCAGGATCGCTTCGCGCAGGTGCATCGCGGCGTGATCGTCGCGTATGCGGCGATCGACCGGATCGAGCGCGATCTGCTCGGGCGCCTGTGCATTCATCTGCACGGCCACCGCGACGTGCTGCCGGTGAGCCGCGCGTATGCGGGGCTGTTCAAGCACATGTGA
- a CDS encoding sensor histidine kinase: MRRMLGLAGLVLFNCIVGLSSWANRRDDAVLPYLVLANGIGLSALPLSLFADKLMCGKLAVVPKVLIIAPVSVLAGFEITASTIGHVPHLIGRASVREWFAYGSSFAVAGIACAFLSLFMQAARMRASLETQRREAAEARQAETAARLALLQAQIEPHFLFNTLANVQSLIERDPARASTMLDSLNRYLRASLGRTRKATSTLGEELELVEALLQIASIRLGERLRYAIDVPASLRELAFSPLLLQPLVENALLHGIEPSIDGGEIRVSGRRNGKLLELSVIDTGVGLGNGETKLHGGVGLANVVARIKSLHGERGRVSVGATAGATRGVTATLQIPID, from the coding sequence ATGCGCAGGATGCTGGGGCTGGCCGGGCTCGTCCTGTTCAACTGCATCGTCGGCCTGAGCTCATGGGCGAACCGCCGCGACGACGCGGTGCTGCCTTATCTCGTGCTCGCGAACGGCATCGGCCTGTCCGCGCTGCCGCTCAGCCTGTTCGCCGACAAGCTGATGTGCGGCAAGCTCGCGGTGGTGCCGAAGGTGCTGATCATCGCGCCCGTCAGCGTGCTCGCCGGCTTCGAGATCACGGCGTCGACGATCGGGCACGTGCCGCACCTGATCGGGCGCGCGAGCGTTCGCGAGTGGTTCGCGTACGGATCGTCGTTCGCGGTGGCCGGCATCGCCTGCGCGTTCCTTTCGCTGTTCATGCAGGCGGCGCGGATGCGTGCGTCGCTCGAGACGCAGCGCCGTGAGGCGGCGGAGGCGCGCCAGGCGGAGACGGCCGCGCGCCTCGCGCTGCTGCAGGCGCAGATCGAGCCGCATTTCCTGTTCAACACGCTCGCAAACGTGCAGAGCCTGATCGAGCGCGATCCGGCGCGCGCGTCGACGATGCTCGACAGCCTGAACCGATACCTGCGCGCGAGCCTCGGGCGCACCCGCAAGGCGACGTCGACGCTCGGCGAGGAGCTCGAACTCGTCGAGGCGCTGCTGCAGATCGCGTCGATCCGGCTGGGCGAGCGGCTGCGCTATGCGATCGACGTGCCCGCGTCGTTGCGCGAGCTCGCGTTTTCGCCGCTGCTGCTGCAGCCGCTCGTCGAGAACGCGTTGCTGCACGGGATCGAACCGTCGATCGACGGCGGCGAGATCCGCGTGAGCGGCAGGCGCAACGGCAAGCTGCTCGAGCTGAGCGTGATCGACACGGGCGTCGGCCTCGGCAACGGCGAAACCAAACTGCACGGCGGCGTCGGGCTGGCCAACGTCGTCGCGCGCATCAAGAGCCTCCACGGCGAGCGCGGCCGCGTGTCGGTGGGCGCGACGGCCGGCGCCACGCGGGGCGTGACCGCGACCTTGCAAATTCCGATCGATTGA
- a CDS encoding GFA family protein translates to MQTGDSPNYEGGCTCGAVRYRMTSRPLIVHCCHCRWCQRETGTAFALNALIESDRLLLLRGEVDIVDTPSNSGKGQKIARCPHCRIAVWSHYAGGGGAVSFVRVGTLDEPDRLSPDIHIFTSTKQPWVILPPEARAVPEYYSSDEVWSAESLRRRAALRAKRER, encoded by the coding sequence ATGCAAACCGGCGATTCCCCGAACTACGAAGGTGGTTGCACATGCGGCGCGGTGCGCTACCGGATGACGTCCCGGCCGCTCATCGTGCATTGCTGCCATTGCCGCTGGTGTCAGCGGGAAACCGGCACCGCGTTCGCGCTGAACGCGCTGATCGAATCGGACCGCTTGCTGCTGTTGCGCGGCGAAGTCGACATCGTCGATACGCCGTCGAACAGCGGCAAGGGCCAGAAGATCGCGCGCTGCCCGCACTGCCGCATCGCGGTGTGGAGCCACTATGCGGGCGGCGGCGGCGCGGTGAGCTTCGTTCGCGTCGGCACGCTCGACGAGCCGGATCGCCTGTCGCCCGATATTCATATCTTCACGTCGACCAAGCAGCCGTGGGTGATCCTGCCGCCCGAGGCACGCGCCGTGCCCGAATACTACTCGTCCGATGAGGTCTGGTCGGCCGAGAGCCTCAGGCGGCGCGCGGCGTTGCGTGCGAAACGGGAGCGCTAG